In Telopea speciosissima isolate NSW1024214 ecotype Mountain lineage chromosome 10, Tspe_v1, whole genome shotgun sequence, the DNA window AATCCCATTGGGCCCAATTTATAAAATCCATTTATTTTTCTAACGCTAATTTTCTTAATGCAAGAATAGGAAATAAACCATTATGGGGCTAACGAAGTCTTGATAGAGGGGTTGATTTGGAGTATTGGGGATGGGACCATGGTGGACATTTGGAATGATAGATGGATTCCAACATTATCCCATCACAAGCTTTGTCACGCACGACCAACAAGGTGCACGAGCCCTTCCTGCGTGGAATCTTGGTAGCCTCCAACTCCTCATAGTATCCATTTACTCTGGTAATAACTGCAGACCCATCGGGTGGAGTCGTTAACGCAACGAGCCAATAGTGAATAGAGTGCATAAGCCACCATAAGCTATAAGGGCGAGCCAGCTTTGAACAGCCAGCCCGGGAGTCCCCTTCAATCCACATTTGAGTGGCTCAACTTTCAATAGCAAGACTGATTTAGTAGCTGCAAGATCGGGAATAAGCCATCCAACTTGTGTCCACACTTTCACGAGTCTCTGATTTAATAGATTCAATCTCTAGATCATGGAGAATGAATTTATTACAACAATATTTCCAACCTATTGACATTGCAGCGATCTAAAAAATTCAGCTTAGTCTTTTTCAAAGAGAAGACAGACAAATGGTGTTTATTCTGTTAAATCTGCTTATAATCGCTTGGTGAGTCTAAATGATGAAAAATCAACCTTAGGGCCATCTGcatagggctgtaaacggatcggattcggctcggatagtactatatccacatccgtatccgattagctatcagacggattcagatagtgctaaacggatacggacacggatacggatcatatattttatccatttacatgtaaatacagcttttcggatagctatagcctattcgtatccacatccgtttagctttcagacagattcggatagtgctaaatggatacggaaatgtatacgaaaatggatttcggctattcatttacacccctacttgaTCTACATCTCGTTTATACAACTAGGATCAAATTCTTGAAAGCGTATGGAAGAGGATTTGGTCTCTTCAGActctacaaaaaataaaaccattcATGTGGAGAGCATGTAATGAAGGTGTGGCATCAGGCGAAGGTCTCTCCAAACGCCGCATCCCAATTGACCCAGCTTGTCATAAATATGGTGTAGTTAATGAATCAGTTGATCACTTACTTTTTGAGTGTTCTTTTGTCAAAGCAGTTTGGTATGGGGAGCTCTTTATCTTACATTCCACCATCGGATAGGACTCCAAAATTATCAGAGTGGCTGACTAGTTGGGACCTCTTAGAACGCCAAGACAAGAAGCTTGCTCAAAAAACTCTCTCTCGTGCCTCTTTTTTATGTTGGTACTTGTGGTGTGCTAGGAATGATGGGCTTTTCAAGACTAAAGATTGGTCGCCTCCTGAAGTAATTTTAGTAGCTGAAAGAGCATTTCTTGAATACCAATCGGCCTTTACCCCTGAAAGAGCAGCTGAACGAGCGTTTCTTATCACAGAAAAAGGTGGGAGGTCCCTCCCATGGGTTCAATTAAGGCTAATTGCGACGCTGCTCCCTCCAAGGTAGTGCTACTGGTGGGCTAGGTATTGTCTTTAGAAATCATAACGACTATCCTATAAATGTGCTTTCCATTCCCCATGTTGTAGCCTCTGCAATTCAAGGAGAAGCCTTAGCCATCAAATCAACTCTTAAGCAGGCTCACGATTCAGGAATCATAAATCTCCTTGTCGAATAAGATAATAAGGAGATCATCAACTATATTGAAGATCGTACTCGTATCCTCCCTCTTGAAGTAGCAGCGGTCATTGATGACATTCGAAAACAgggttcttcttttgtttcaatatcttttccttttgttccaCAGGCTATGAACTCTGTTGTTGATGCCCTGGCAAGAAAGACCCTATGTCTATCATGTGTATGACAGATTGGCCAATTTCCACTCCATGGCTTGACGACCTTTGTTCGTCTGATGTCATTGGTTGTACACATATCTTCCATCAGTAAAGttttttcttacaaaaaaaaaaataaaagttgcTGTCTTATTGTGATGTTTTAAATATATGTAGAGCAAGtgttagagatttttttttttaaattttggattgcTTGGAACCATTTAGGAACCGGAACCgacccacccattagttaatggtccaaGATCTCAGATATGGAATtgattagcttattggtccggttctaaTCTGGACCCCTtggatctgttttttttttttttttggtaattgacCCCTTAGATCTGTAACCGTTAAGAAATTGGATAGCCcaaaaccggaccaattgacacccctacgtCCACTATTCTAATTtgaatttgatcaaaatcactCGAAATTGGCCTGGAATCCCTCATAATGAAAATGAAACAAGACTTCATAAATCTATgattttttagatattttaatttaaaagaCTTGTAAATGTTGTTACAAGAAATATGTTTTATTGATTTTCTacttaaagaaagaaagaaaaaacatagaCAAGATTGAAAAAGAATATGCTAGGCTGATTTCAAAATAAGTTGTAAGGATTTATGACTCGATTCcaatttcaattccaattccGATTCCGATTTGATTTCTGAAACCATGTAAACCATGTAGGTGATAACATGCGATTAAATGGTGTCTTAGGAAAGTCGGATGAGATCAAATGGTGACCCTTCATTCTTCAGCAGTGCTTTAAAACCAGGAATCGGTGATGGAAAAGACCTTTGTCGATTCCCAATTCAGATTAGATCAGATCAGTTTGGAATTAGCCGGAATCAGTCCGAATCAGCCTCAAATCGTAGAAATCGAGGGAATCTAGGCTTTTACCGGTCAGAATACCAGAAATCAGAATCGGTCTTAGCCGACTCTGATATGTATCGGCCGATTCTTAATCCGATTCACCGATTTTTGAAACTTGTTCTTCAGCGCCGAAcctctcacacacacaaaattcaGTTTAAatgatagagaagagagaagaagagagagagagagaagagagaacggaggagggagagagcgagagcgagagagagagagaaaggagcaGATAGGCGGGGGAAGATCCATTTGAAGGCGACATCACGTGTACTTGTGGAGAAGAATTTCTTTCGATGCTTGGATAAGTTGCAGAGGtgaaattttgagttttctCTATGGCCTCTTGCAGTATGTCTTAATGCTCACCTCCAGATCCATTATTCTCTAGGGTATTTATGATCTTCTGTAAACTGGTATGCTAATGCTGTTTAAGATCTACTAATGAtgattatttttcttctttggattcTAGGGCCATAGAAATTTTTTCAGGACGAGAAAATTGAAgatatttcttaatttttaggTTAGATCATCTTTCATCACTTTCAACCTTAAATTTAGAATTTTGCAATGATCATCTTTCATCACTTTCAACCTTAAATTTAGAATTTTGCAATACTTTCTCGATCCGATTCCCCGTCGTGTTATTAGAACCATGTCTTGTCCGTGTCATCCACCTTTAATGGGATTTACGAGGTTTGCAGGGTTCTTCACACTGGAAAGATCTGATTTTTCCTTTacaacttttgatttaaattcaattttattacttttttgaGGGGCTTGGTTGGAACTTTTTACGTCGATCGCAATTCTTTCACCTGAAAGGAAAGATGATTTATgttgtttttctctttcaatctgGACTTCGGAATTTCAGTATTTCACGCTTGCTGAATCTCTGCGTAGTTTGTGAttacccaaaccctaattgttTATATCTCCAATTCTCACTTATTATTCTCTTACACAGAATCCCTAGACTTTTTGGGTTTCTCAAGAACATTCCAATCAAGTAATCTGAAAATTTCTTCTGTTTATTAGGTCTTTCAATCTTCATTTCAATGCTAAAATTCTTTTCTGTTGGTGCTTATGTCTATGTAACAGCGGTTATGAATTGTAGTTATTTCTGTTTATTCGTCATTTCCTTCTTAAGTTTCGTGAAATTTATTGACAGAGATATCTATTCCAGTTTGAACAAAATCCTTACCCTATAATTCTATACTAAATTCTACGTCTCACTTCCATGTACAGAGTAACTGATAAGGCTTCTCTGTGGTGGGACTTTGGAGGATAGAGTTGTTTCTTCCCTGAGTGAGGACGGATACCTTCAATTGAGCAAAGATGATGATGGTTTCAACACTTGATGCTATAAAGGGTGGAGCTGGAGGAGGCTCTGTTAGGATAGGGGCCACTGGGACTATCAGTTCCTTGATGGGCAGGGAATTGGCTTCTGTTAAAAGGTCACCACAATCACCAAAATCATCTCTAAGAAAATCCCCAACAATCCCAGTCTCTGTTCCTTGTGTTTCTAGGACTAAAAGGCAATCAAGAACTGTAGTGGATGAAGCAAGCActagaggcagcagcagtaaCCATGGAGGCCCTGGAAGTACTCGAAAAGCAAGATCAAGTATCCGAAACAAGGCACACAGTGTCCCAATGCTTGGATCTGATGATATTGTTATTGATAATAGTCATAACAGAAAGAAAACTGATAAGAAAGGATCTTACATTGTGGAAGTTGTTGATCTAAAATGTGGAAGCCATGAGAGAGCATGGTCCAACTCAATCACCCACCAGTTCCGGAAGCTCTCTTTCTCGAAGCTTTCTCAGAGCTTTAGTTAGagcttgaaaattttcacatcAGTCTTCAGGTTTCTGTAAAGAGAAGCTAGGAACTCCATTGGGTTGATTACTATCAGCAACCTCCACTAGAGAACAGATGCTGGGTAGAACCCTGCTGCCAGTTGtgccctctttcttcttcttctttgatgccaTGATCAtaaacccaaacttgggttggGAGCCATTAATGGTGGATGTGATGTCTGTAATCTGTGACTGAGGTTTCTTGGGGATTCCATGGCTGGCTAACTCAAGTTTGCTGAAGTAGTCAATCTCTTGTAGGACGAGGGATCCAACAGTGCCTCGTGTACCAACCTCGATTGGAGAGGGTACAGCCATAGTTGCAGGGGAATTGGCAGCTGTGAGAAGATTCCTTAATACATAAGTTTAGGTTGGAATGGTTTGGGAAGAAGGCATTATGGGGGAAGAGGAGAGGCGGGTTTGGGTCTGTCTTGGTGGAAGGATTGCTTTGGCCTTTAAGGTTGGGGGGCGGGGGTGTTGGGGCATGTATATAGATTGGCCCTCATACGGGTTTTTATCACAAAAGTTCTAAAGTGGACGAAGGAGCGTCTAGTTTGGTTGGTGAATGATTCTTGTCATCATGATGTTACTTGTGTATTGTTGTTGTAGTTGATACTTCCAGTTTTTGTACATGTCCTGCACAATGACACAGGATTGCGTGAAAGTACCGCCCCGCTctcataaaatgaaaaaaatcgtATCTATGTAGATGCCTAGTATGTGTTCTTGTTCGCCCTATGCTAGTGCAGGCGCTACATCAGCAGACGACGATCTCTTGCCATTTTTTTTACTACTTGGGAGGAGCATCCTTTATAGGTCTGGGTGTTGTTCAGTTGTCTCGCTTGCATGGTTTGAGGTACTGAGTATTGGTCGGATCGATATTTGTATCAGATCTTGAtcggttttgtttttttaaaagttatATAAGATGGTTTAACCTTCAAATATACCAATATCTGAGTGTATTTTGACAAACATACCCATTATTCGTACCATTTCCTTGCAATTCACTGATCTAGTATTGGTCCAGTATCGGTATTAGTGTTGGTAGATATCGATACGGATCCGggactgatacctcaaaccattcTAATCGTTAGGCTTGCTTACATTGTGATGTTTATCAGTCTTTGaatttaggatttttatctaCTCCATTATTGACACGCTCCATTTTGTTCCATTACACTctgtttttgatgaaagtgtaatcacacaaactacacaccaatcccaaaaagttaACCATTACACTTTTAGATCACTGACATGTGTATCTGACTGATCCAACGGTCAGAATACCAAAttaaaaatttacttttctttttttatgtttttattttaattttcagttttttttacttttggtttttcttttttttatttttaccattccctctcattctctctcctttcctgaTCTAAAACCGTTCGTTTCTCT includes these proteins:
- the LOC122641440 gene encoding uncharacterized protein LOC122641440 isoform X2, whose product is MMMVSTLDAIKGGAGGGSVRIGATGTISSLMGRELASVKRSPQSPKSSLRKSPTIPVSVPCVSRTKRQSRTVVDEASTRGSSNKAHSVPMLGSDDIVIDNSHNRKKTDKKGSYIVEVVDLKCGSHERAWSNSITHQFRKLSFSKLSQSFS
- the LOC122641440 gene encoding uncharacterized protein LOC122641440 isoform X1, which gives rise to MMMVSTLDAIKGGAGGGSVRIGATGTISSLMGRELASVKRSPQSPKSSLRKSPTIPVSVPCVSRTKRQSRTVVDEASTRGSSSNHGGPGSTRKARSSIRNKAHSVPMLGSDDIVIDNSHNRKKTDKKGSYIVEVVDLKCGSHERAWSNSITHQFRKLSFSKLSQSFS